A genomic region of Raphanus sativus cultivar WK10039 chromosome 6, ASM80110v3, whole genome shotgun sequence contains the following coding sequences:
- the LOC108813803 gene encoding GATA transcription factor 11, with protein sequence MHDRILTLLLSLSLSIFQFSSVIPKSPKFQTSLDSLSLSFGSRLWNTFKSGVEKMNNGGPWLPEEDFKGLTDNFFDDLINHIDFPLEDIETTNEEADWGADFKNLIPPPSDVLTSLSSEFTRAGTNGQLVEGAHKKPVPTLKQLGGISSTVDTSLPDVKVSKLFQSSSPVSVLENNAANGSAASFQNQNRAQRLAFPVKGIRSKRKRPSIPTFLSRHSFLSEMLERKFALDDDSDSEDTYLSSESSAKRRRKKKNSNVSHSPEPFSADGTVVRKCTHCESTKTPQWREGPNGPKTLCNACGVRFRSGRLLPEYRPASSPTFIPTVHSNSHRKIIEMRRKDEEGQFGTGMARGFRYRA encoded by the exons ATGCATGACCGCATATTaactcttctcctctctctctctctctctatctttcaGTTCAGTTCTGTAATCCCTAAATCCCCAAAATTTCAGACAAGTttagattctctctctctctcctttggCTCGCGCTTGTGGAATACGTTCAAAAG TGGGGTGGAAAAAATGAATAACGGTGGTCCGTGGTTACCGGAAGAGGACTTCAAGGGTCTCACGGATAACTTCTTTGATGATCTCATCAATCATATCGATTTCCCTCTTGAGGACATCGAAACCACCAACGAAGAGGCAGACTGGGGTGCCGACTTTAAGAACCTCATACCTCCACCATCGGATGTGCTCACAAGTTTGTCCTCTGAGTTCACTCGTGCTGGCACCAATGGGCAGCTTGTGGAAGGAGCCCACAAGAAGCCTGTGCCCACTTTG AAGCAGTTGGGAGGAATCTCTTCTACCGTTGATACTTCCCTTCCTGATGTGAAAGTCTCAAAGCTGTTTCAGTCCTCAAGCCCAGTCTCAGTGCTCGAAAACAACGCAGCCAATGGTTCTGCAGCCTCGTTCCAGAACCAAAACAGAGCTCAGAGACTGGCCTTCCCCGTCAAAGGCATCAGAAGCAAGCGCAAGCGCCCCTCAATCCCAACATTCTTATCCCGCCACTCCTTCTTATCTGAAATGCTGGAGAGGAAGTTTGCTCTGGATGATGATTCAGACTCTGAAGACACTTACCTCTCTTCTGAGAGTTCTGCCAAGAGGAGACGCAAGAAGAAGAACAGCAACGTCTCTCACAGTCCTGAACCATTCAGCGCAGATGGGACAGTTGTCAGGAAGTGCACTCATTGCGAGTCAACCAAGACCCCACAGTGGAGGGAAGGTCCCAATGGTCCTAAGACACTCTGCAACGCTTGTGGAGTTCGGTTCAGATCAGGCCGTCTTCTTCCAGAGTACCGTCCAGCTTCAAGCCCCACCTTCATCCCAACAGTGCATTCAAATTCTCACAGGAAGATCATAGAGATGAGAAGGAAAGATGAAGAAGGCCAGTTTGGAACCGGAATGGCCCGTGGCTTTAGATACCGAgcgtag